DNA sequence from the Janibacter sp. CX7 genome:
GGCCCGACGAACCGCACCGCGTCGATCTCGCCGGACGTCAACGACCCCGGCAAGCGCAATGTCACCTTCACCGAGCTCGTCGACGCCTACCTCGAGCAGGCCCGCGGCCTCGTCGAGGGCGGGGTCGACCTGCTCATCGTCGAGACGATCTTCGACACGCTCAACGCCAAGGCCGCGATCTTCGCCCTCGAGACGCTCTTCGAGGAGCACGGGCGGCGCTGGCCGGTCATCATCTCGGGCACGATCACCGATGCCTCCGGCCGGACCCTCACCGGGCAGACGACCGAGGCCTTCTGGAACTCCGTGCGCCACGCCCAGCCCCTCGCCGTCGGGCTCAACTGCGCGCTCGGTGCCGAGGAGCTGCGCCAGTACGTCGTCGAGCTCGGCCGCGTCGCCGACACCTACATCTCGGCCTACCCCAACGCCGGGCTGCCCAATGCCTTCGGCGAGTACGACCAGGACCCGGAGTACATGGCCGGGCTCGTCGCCGAGTTCGCGACCTCCGGGCTGGTCAACCTGCTGGGCGGGTGCTGCGGCTCCAGCCCCGAGCACATCGCCGCCATCGCGAAGGGAGCGGCCGCCGCTCCCCCGCACGTCCCGGTCGAGGTCGAGCCGGCCCTGCGCCTGTCGGGCCTCGAGGCTTTCAACGTCACCGCCGACAGCCTCTTCGTCAACGTCGGCGAGCGGACCAACGTCACCGGCTCGGCGAAGTTCCGCAAGCTCATCGAGGCCGATGACTACCCGGCCGCGCTCGCGGTCGCGCAGCAGCAGGTCGAGAGCGGCGCCCAGGTCATCGACATCAACATGGACGAGGGCATGCTCGACGGCGAGGCCGCCATGGGCACCTTCGTCAACCTCGTCGGCTCCGAGCCGGACATCTCGCGCGTGCCGCTGATGATCGACTCGTCGAAGTGGCACGTCATCGAGACCGGCCTGCAGCGCACCCAGGGCAAGCCGATCGTCAACTCGATCTCGATGAAGGAGGGCGTCGAGCCCTTCGTCGAGCAGGCCCGGCTGTGCCGCAAGTACGGCGCCGCGATCGTCGTCATGGGCTTCGACGAGGAGGGGCAGGCCGACAACCTCGAGCGGCGCAAGGAGATCGCCCAGCGGGCCTACACGATCCTCACCGAGGAGGTCGGCTTCCCCGCCGAGGACATCGTCTTCGACCCCAACATCTTCGCCCTGGCGACGGGCATCGAGGAGCACGCCGAGTACGGCACCGACTTCATCGAGGCGACCCGCTGGATCAAGGACAACCTGCCGCACGCGCTCGTCTCCGGTGGCGTCTCCAACGTCTCCTTCAGCTTCCGCGGCAACAACCCCGTGCGCGAGGCGATCCACGCCGTCTTCCTCTACCACGCCATCGAGGCGGGCATGGACATGGGCATCGTCAACGCCGGCGCCCTCGTCCCCTACGACACGCTCGACCCGCAGCTGCGCGAGCGGATCGAGGACGTCGTGCTCAACCGGCGCGAGGACTCCACCGAGCGCCTGCTCGAGATCGCCGAGGAGCACCGTGGCAGTGGTGCCGTCGCGGAGGCCGCGACCGAGGAGTGGCGCGAGCTCCCCCTTCGCGAGCGGATCACGCACGCACTGGTCAAGGGCATCGACACCCACGTCGTCGACGACACCGAGGCCCTGCGCGTCGAGATCGACGAGGCCGGCGGCGAGCCGCTCGAGGTCATCGAAGGGCCGCTCATGGACGGCATGGGGGTCGTCGGAGACCTCTTCGGCGAGGGCAAGATGTTCCTCCCGCAGGTCGTGAAGTCGGCCCGGGTGATGAAGAAGGCCGTCGCCCACCTCATCCCCTTCATCGAGGCCGCCAAGAAGCCCGGCGACGCCAGCCGCTCCAAGGGACTGATCGTCATGGCAACGGTCAAGGGCGACGTCCACGACATCGGCAAGAACATCGTCGGCGTCGTGCTGCAGTGCAACAACTACGACGTCATCGACCTCGGGGTCATGGTGCCGACGCAGAAGATCCTCGAGACGGCCAAGGAGCACGACGCCGACGTCATCGGCCTGTCGGGCCTGATCACGCCGTCGCTGGACGAGATGGTCGGCGTCGCCTCGGAGATGCAGCGCCAGGGCTTCGACATCCCACTGCTGCTCGGCGGTGCGACGACCTCGCGCGCC
Encoded proteins:
- the metH gene encoding methionine synthase, coding for MTDTALRPDATAELKETLAQRVLIMDGAMGTMIQRQGLSEADFRGERFADWGSDLQGNNDLLVLTQPELITELHRQYLEAGADLIETNTFNAQRISMADYGMEDLSREINVEAARLARLAADEFTAKDPSRPRWVMGALGPTNRTASISPDVNDPGKRNVTFTELVDAYLEQARGLVEGGVDLLIVETIFDTLNAKAAIFALETLFEEHGRRWPVIISGTITDASGRTLTGQTTEAFWNSVRHAQPLAVGLNCALGAEELRQYVVELGRVADTYISAYPNAGLPNAFGEYDQDPEYMAGLVAEFATSGLVNLLGGCCGSSPEHIAAIAKGAAAAPPHVPVEVEPALRLSGLEAFNVTADSLFVNVGERTNVTGSAKFRKLIEADDYPAALAVAQQQVESGAQVIDINMDEGMLDGEAAMGTFVNLVGSEPDISRVPLMIDSSKWHVIETGLQRTQGKPIVNSISMKEGVEPFVEQARLCRKYGAAIVVMGFDEEGQADNLERRKEIAQRAYTILTEEVGFPAEDIVFDPNIFALATGIEEHAEYGTDFIEATRWIKDNLPHALVSGGVSNVSFSFRGNNPVREAIHAVFLYHAIEAGMDMGIVNAGALVPYDTLDPQLRERIEDVVLNRREDSTERLLEIAEEHRGSGAVAEAATEEWRELPLRERITHALVKGIDTHVVDDTEALRVEIDEAGGEPLEVIEGPLMDGMGVVGDLFGEGKMFLPQVVKSARVMKKAVAHLIPFIEAAKKPGDASRSKGLIVMATVKGDVHDIGKNIVGVVLQCNNYDVIDLGVMVPTQKILETAKEHDADVIGLSGLITPSLDEMVGVASEMQRQGFDIPLLLGGATTSRAHTAVKVDQQYDGPVVWVKDASRSVPVVSQLLSPTAKPQLLEEVSADYEALRRRHANKQGDRPLLSYEEALEARTPVDWSAEQPHLSGVSPTRQVFVDYDLAELREYFDWQPFFNAWELKGSFPDILNSPATGEVARKLYDEAQAMLDRIIEERWLTAKGVIGLFPANAVGDDIEIYSDESRSQVAHTLHMLRQQGQHRAGVPNRSLADFVAPRDTGIKDWVGAFAVTGGIGVQERIAQFKADNDDYNAILLEALADRFAEAFAERMHERIRTEIWGYAPDEQLDNRQLIKEQYAGIRPAPGYPACPDHTEKQTLWKLLDVDEIGIELTEGMAMWPGASVSGWYFGHPDSQYFVVGRLGKDQVESYAERKGWTLAEAERWLGPNLGYAPE